Proteins encoded together in one Gemmatimonadota bacterium DH-78 window:
- a CDS encoding M1 family aminopeptidase: MNRSFATALVLPLLAACADATPAGLEPGVSRVLAEIRAATISEVAYHVRLDIPADRAVAVEGSIEASFVWNDPESREIVLDFKDPEQRVRSVSNEAGEVSWRAEFDHIVLDPDDFRAGEENRVEIEFEAGDEALNRNDEFLYTLFVPDRAHFSLPVFDQPDLKARVSWELTVPEGWVAVANGPAESGPPVPPELAGEGMAENAGDSTGPRTYTFAPSRPIPTYLMAFAAGRFTIEQAERDGRRYRMYHRETDTGKVERNRAEIFDLVARSMAWMEDYTGIDYPFEKYDFVLIPPFQYGGMEHPGAVFYRASSLFLDESATQNARMGRASLIAHETAHMWFGDLVTMRWFDDVWTKEVFANFLAAKMVHPSFPEVDHDLRFLLAHHPAAYGVDRTAGANPVRQPLENLREAGTLYGAIIYQKAPIAMRQLELRVGERLMQVGLQRYLENHAYGNAAWPDLIAILDERTPADLQAWSRMWVEEPGRPTLRVTIEGEPGAWSPVVEQSDPFGRGRLWPQELLLVESRGLRSRVAASLEVSEARQSFPRWAGRVEPRWILPNGRGVEYGLFVLDDPQLYRLLEDVAGIPSPLLRGAAWMVIRDALLEGQLEPAVVLDRALFALQSETDEQLVGMLAGVVTSTWWSFLTPEQRSERAPALEAAFRSGMAAAETASLKATWYQGWRSLVVTDEGIDRLRALWAGDDSIPGLPLAEQDFTTLAVDLAVRGVPDVDAVLDEQEARITNPDRRERFAFIRPALSPDEAEREAFFASLADADRREREPWVISGLSALTHPLRQEHALQFLRPGLDLLEEIQATGDIFFPGRWLDALIGGHQTPEASAVVAAFLEDRPDLPPRLKAKVLQSYDGLRRAAAIVHGDTDGLTRTF, encoded by the coding sequence ATGAACCGCTCTTTCGCCACCGCTCTCGTCCTCCCCCTCCTCGCCGCCTGCGCCGACGCCACACCCGCCGGTCTCGAACCCGGAGTGTCGCGTGTGCTGGCCGAGATCCGCGCCGCGACCATCTCCGAGGTGGCCTACCACGTGCGGCTGGACATCCCGGCCGACCGGGCGGTGGCGGTAGAGGGCTCGATCGAGGCGTCGTTCGTCTGGAACGACCCGGAGTCGCGCGAGATCGTTCTCGACTTCAAGGATCCCGAGCAGCGGGTGCGGTCGGTGTCGAACGAGGCGGGCGAGGTGTCGTGGCGCGCGGAGTTCGATCACATCGTGCTCGACCCCGACGATTTCCGGGCCGGTGAGGAGAACCGGGTCGAGATCGAGTTCGAGGCGGGCGACGAGGCGCTGAACCGCAACGACGAGTTTCTCTACACGCTCTTCGTGCCCGACCGGGCGCATTTCTCGCTTCCGGTGTTCGATCAGCCCGACCTGAAGGCGCGGGTGTCGTGGGAGCTCACCGTGCCGGAAGGGTGGGTGGCGGTTGCCAACGGACCCGCGGAGAGCGGGCCGCCGGTGCCCCCCGAACTGGCGGGCGAGGGCATGGCGGAGAACGCCGGAGATTCCACCGGCCCGAGAACGTACACCTTCGCGCCCAGTCGCCCGATCCCGACCTACCTCATGGCCTTCGCGGCCGGCCGCTTCACCATCGAACAGGCGGAGCGCGACGGTCGCCGGTACCGCATGTACCACCGGGAGACCGACACCGGGAAGGTGGAGCGCAACCGCGCCGAGATCTTCGACCTGGTGGCGCGGTCGATGGCGTGGATGGAAGACTACACCGGCATCGACTACCCCTTCGAGAAGTACGACTTCGTGCTCATCCCGCCCTTCCAGTACGGCGGCATGGAGCACCCCGGGGCGGTGTTCTATCGGGCGTCGTCGCTCTTTCTCGACGAGTCGGCCACGCAGAATGCGCGCATGGGGCGGGCGTCGCTGATCGCGCACGAGACCGCACACATGTGGTTCGGCGATCTGGTGACGATGCGGTGGTTCGACGACGTGTGGACGAAGGAGGTGTTCGCCAACTTCCTCGCCGCGAAGATGGTGCACCCCTCGTTTCCGGAGGTGGACCACGATCTGCGGTTCCTGCTCGCCCACCACCCCGCGGCCTACGGGGTGGATCGAACGGCGGGGGCGAACCCGGTGCGGCAGCCGCTGGAGAATCTCCGGGAAGCCGGCACGCTCTACGGCGCCATCATCTACCAGAAGGCCCCGATCGCGATGCGGCAGCTCGAGCTGCGCGTCGGGGAGCGGCTCATGCAGGTGGGACTTCAGCGCTACCTCGAGAACCACGCGTACGGCAACGCGGCGTGGCCCGATCTGATCGCGATCCTCGACGAGCGCACCCCGGCCGACCTGCAGGCGTGGAGCCGGATGTGGGTGGAGGAGCCCGGGCGGCCCACGCTTCGCGTCACGATCGAGGGTGAGCCCGGCGCCTGGTCGCCGGTGGTGGAGCAGTCCGACCCCTTCGGACGGGGGCGGCTGTGGCCGCAGGAACTCCTGCTCGTGGAGTCGCGGGGACTCCGGAGTCGCGTCGCCGCCTCTCTGGAGGTGAGCGAGGCGCGGCAGTCGTTCCCCCGGTGGGCGGGCCGGGTGGAGCCGCGGTGGATCCTTCCGAACGGGCGCGGCGTGGAATACGGCCTGTTCGTGCTGGACGATCCCCAGCTGTATCGACTTCTCGAGGATGTGGCGGGCATTCCCTCGCCGCTGCTGCGAGGGGCCGCGTGGATGGTGATTCGCGATGCGCTGCTCGAGGGGCAGCTCGAGCCGGCCGTGGTGCTCGATCGGGCGCTGTTCGCCCTCCAGTCCGAGACCGACGAGCAGCTGGTCGGCATGCTGGCGGGCGTGGTCACATCCACCTGGTGGAGCTTTCTCACACCGGAGCAGCGCAGCGAGCGCGCCCCGGCCCTCGAAGCCGCCTTCCGATCGGGCATGGCCGCGGCCGAGACCGCGTCGCTCAAGGCCACCTGGTATCAGGGGTGGCGCAGTCTCGTCGTCACCGACGAAGGAATCGATCGGTTGAGGGCGCTGTGGGCCGGCGACGACTCGATTCCGGGACTGCCTCTGGCCGAGCAGGATTTCACGACGCTCGCCGTCGATCTCGCGGTGCGCGGCGTGCCCGATGTCGACGCCGTGCTCGACGAGCAGGAGGCTCGGATCACGAACCCCGACCGTCGGGAGCGATTCGCCTTCATTCGCCCCGCGCTGTCGCCCGACGAAGCGGAGCGGGAGGCCTTCTTCGCCTCGCTCGCCGACGCCGACCGGCGGGAGCGCGAGCCGTGGGTGATCTCGGGGTTGTCGGCCCTCACGCATCCGCTGCGCCAGGAGCACGCCCTGCAGTTCCTCCGCCCGGGGCTCGACCTCCTGGAGGAGATCCAGGCCACGGGCGACATCTTCTTTCCGGGACGCTGGCTCGACGCTCTGATCGGCGGGCACCAGACGCCCGAAGCCTCGGCGGTGGTGGCGGCGTTTCTCGAAGATCGGCCCGATCTTCCGCCGCGACTGAAGGCCAAGGTACTGCAGTCGTACGACGGCCTCCGGCGGGCTGCCGCCATCGTCCACGGCGACACCGACGGGCTCACTCGCACCTTCTGA
- a CDS encoding TetR/AcrR family transcriptional regulator: MSEQRENILVHACDLFLRDGFEGFSMRKLARAVGVTAPALYRYYDSKEELLHDILSEAYRRLRHHLYDSLEGATPAERFRMAGEGYLTFAIENPRLYNAIFVSPHLVGLAEIPDEIAAQGCAVGRFWNDRIRECMDAGLLRRQDPEQVGLTLWAHAHGMISLYTRQMLAPGEDLDADVFRSMYKDSVQRLFEGLAVTADDDDSTAGAAA, from the coding sequence ATGTCGGAACAACGCGAAAACATCCTGGTTCACGCCTGCGATCTCTTCCTTCGGGATGGGTTCGAAGGGTTCTCCATGCGCAAGCTCGCGCGTGCCGTGGGGGTCACGGCCCCCGCTCTCTACCGGTACTACGACAGCAAGGAGGAACTCCTCCACGACATCCTGTCGGAGGCCTACCGGAGGCTGCGGCACCACCTCTACGACTCGCTGGAGGGCGCGACGCCCGCCGAGCGATTCCGGATGGCGGGGGAGGGCTACCTCACCTTCGCCATCGAGAATCCGCGGCTCTACAACGCGATCTTCGTCTCGCCCCATCTCGTAGGGCTGGCCGAGATTCCGGACGAGATCGCGGCGCAGGGATGCGCCGTGGGCCGGTTCTGGAACGACCGCATCCGCGAGTGCATGGATGCGGGCCTGCTGCGGCGCCAGGACCCCGAGCAGGTGGGGCTCACCCTCTGGGCCCACGCACACGGGATGATTTCGCTCTACACCCGGCAGATGCTGGCTCCGGGCGAAGATCTCGACGCCGATGTCTTCCGCTCGATGTACAAGGATTCGGTGCAGCGTCTCTTCGAAGGTCTGGCCGTCACGGCCGACGACGACGACTCCACGGCGGGGGCGGCGGCATGA
- a CDS encoding TolC family protein — protein sequence MIRRLPSVLNGEDVVMNVTRWLTLLFLTMAGAAQAQVAEGPLTLERAVRTALDRNPQLRAARFGLEEAQEQVSEAWSSVFPSLDLSTTYTRNVSPAVNFLPANIFDPTADPNELISVQFGADNTWQLSVNLEQPLFNAAAFIGVGAAGRFEALQQESVRGQAHEVVTRVRESYYGLLLAQEQARLSENSVRRVRASLEETRALNRGGLASDYDVLRLEVELANLEPALRQATNAVAQGRRQLGIDLGLDPEATEALEVAGSLADLDLNDPAGNDSANRELLAFVGVPLGDAPEAGGLAELVATRSDVRQLELTESLRHTEMRLEQVEYMPRLSLFGTYAINSQQNGDPDFFAEPRAYSRNIGVQLTLPIFQGFRRDARIDQKRAALRQAETQTELARSQGVAEVRSLIERADEARDRAAGQGLAVQQATRGFEIARAQYREGLGSQLELTDAEVALRQSEFNYAQAVYDFLVARARLDAAAGRVPLVEDRMGGRDDA from the coding sequence ATGATCCGGCGGCTCCCTTCCGTGCTCAACGGTGAGGATGTGGTGATGAATGTGACGAGGTGGCTGACGCTCCTCTTCCTGACGATGGCGGGTGCGGCCCAGGCGCAGGTCGCCGAGGGCCCCCTGACCCTGGAACGGGCGGTGCGAACCGCCCTCGACCGAAACCCCCAGCTGCGCGCGGCCCGCTTCGGGCTCGAAGAGGCGCAGGAGCAGGTGAGCGAGGCGTGGAGCAGCGTCTTTCCCTCGCTCGACCTTTCCACCACCTACACGCGCAACGTGTCGCCGGCGGTGAACTTCCTGCCGGCCAACATCTTCGATCCCACGGCCGACCCGAACGAGCTGATCAGCGTTCAGTTCGGCGCCGACAACACCTGGCAGCTGTCGGTGAACCTGGAGCAGCCGCTCTTCAACGCCGCGGCCTTCATCGGCGTGGGCGCCGCCGGGCGCTTCGAGGCGCTCCAGCAGGAGAGTGTGCGCGGGCAGGCGCACGAGGTGGTCACCCGCGTGCGCGAGTCGTACTACGGACTCCTTCTGGCCCAGGAGCAGGCGCGGCTGTCGGAAAACTCGGTGCGTCGGGTACGGGCGAGCCTGGAGGAGACGCGGGCGCTGAACCGGGGCGGGCTGGCCTCCGACTACGATGTGCTCCGACTCGAGGTGGAGCTGGCCAATCTGGAGCCGGCGCTCCGCCAGGCGACCAACGCCGTGGCCCAGGGCCGCCGGCAGCTCGGCATCGATCTCGGGCTCGACCCCGAGGCCACGGAGGCGCTGGAGGTGGCGGGTTCGCTGGCCGACCTCGATCTGAACGACCCGGCCGGCAACGACTCGGCGAACCGGGAACTGCTCGCCTTCGTGGGTGTGCCGCTCGGCGATGCGCCCGAGGCGGGCGGGCTGGCCGAGCTGGTGGCGACGCGCTCCGACGTGCGGCAGCTCGAGCTGACCGAGAGCCTGCGGCACACCGAGATGCGGCTGGAGCAGGTGGAGTACATGCCGCGGCTGTCGCTGTTCGGCACCTACGCCATCAACAGCCAGCAGAACGGCGACCCCGACTTCTTCGCGGAGCCGCGGGCCTACTCCCGCAACATCGGCGTTCAGCTCACCCTCCCGATCTTCCAGGGATTCCGGCGCGATGCCCGGATCGACCAGAAGCGGGCGGCCCTCCGTCAGGCGGAGACCCAGACCGAGCTGGCGCGGAGCCAGGGGGTGGCGGAGGTGCGGTCGCTCATCGAGCGGGCCGACGAGGCGCGGGACCGCGCCGCCGGCCAGGGGCTGGCCGTTCAGCAGGCGACCCGGGGCTTCGAGATCGCCCGGGCCCAGTACCGCGAGGGTCTCGGGTCGCAGCTGGAGCTGACCGACGCCGAGGTGGCCCTGCGGCAGAGTGAGTTCAACTACGCCCAGGCGGTCTACGACTTCCTGGTCGCGCGGGCGCGGCTCGATGCCGCGGCGGGGCGGGTGCCCCTGGTAGAGGACCGGATGGGAGGGCGCGACGATGCGTGA
- a CDS encoding efflux RND transporter periplasmic adaptor subunit, which produces MTTKIDTRALRAFLTFAGLLAVAACGGDAQADGAEEADGAPTEGFTRIINVETVEVARTTFTERIRLTGTVEANRDVIVSAEESGTITEILIDKGARVAAGDSILRIDDRLLRSQVEEARARAALAAETWERRKRLWEEDQVGSELAYLESKYAAEQATAALASLERRLERTVVVAPIEGVLDDRMVELGALVSPGTAVARIIDLDPVKIVGGVPERYAPDVRRGADAVVGFDVLPDRSMAASVRYVGSAVDTRSRTFPIEIEVPNPGGVIKPEMVANIQVVRRTVEEALVVDQDAVVRKEDGYAVYVVEGTGDSAVARMRSVELGASQNNMVVIESGLEAGDRLVTVGQQQVADGDRVRIVTGGEG; this is translated from the coding sequence ATGACCACCAAGATCGACACCCGGGCGCTGCGCGCCTTTCTGACTTTCGCCGGACTCCTCGCCGTGGCCGCCTGCGGCGGCGACGCCCAGGCCGACGGCGCCGAAGAGGCCGATGGCGCCCCCACCGAGGGCTTCACGCGGATCATCAACGTGGAGACGGTCGAGGTGGCGCGGACGACCTTCACCGAGCGGATTCGCCTGACCGGAACCGTCGAGGCCAACCGCGACGTGATCGTCTCCGCCGAGGAGAGCGGCACGATCACCGAGATCCTGATCGACAAGGGCGCGCGGGTGGCGGCCGGGGATTCGATTCTGCGCATCGACGACCGCCTCCTCCGGTCGCAGGTGGAGGAGGCCCGGGCACGCGCCGCGCTGGCCGCCGAGACCTGGGAGCGCCGCAAGCGGCTCTGGGAGGAGGATCAGGTGGGGTCGGAGCTTGCCTACCTCGAGTCGAAGTACGCGGCCGAGCAGGCCACGGCGGCGCTGGCCTCCCTCGAGCGCCGGCTCGAGCGCACGGTCGTGGTGGCGCCGATCGAGGGCGTGCTGGACGACCGCATGGTCGAGCTGGGGGCCCTCGTCTCCCCGGGCACGGCCGTCGCCAGGATCATCGACCTCGATCCCGTGAAGATCGTGGGTGGTGTGCCCGAGCGGTACGCGCCCGACGTGCGCCGTGGCGCCGATGCCGTGGTCGGCTTCGACGTCCTCCCCGACCGCTCGATGGCGGCCAGCGTGCGGTACGTCGGTTCGGCGGTCGACACGCGGTCCCGCACCTTTCCGATCGAGATCGAGGTCCCCAACCCGGGCGGGGTGATCAAGCCGGAGATGGTGGCCAACATCCAGGTCGTCCGCCGCACGGTCGAAGAGGCGCTGGTGGTCGACCAGGACGCGGTCGTCCGCAAGGAGGACGGTTACGCGGTGTACGTGGTGGAGGGCACCGGCGACTCCGCGGTCGCGCGCATGCGATCGGTGGAGCTGGGTGCGTCGCAGAACAACATGGTCGTGATCGAATCTGGACTCGAAGCGGGCGATCGCCTCGTGACCGTGGGGCAGCAGCAGGTGGCCGACGGCGACCGGGTGCGGATCGTGACGGGAGGTGAGGGATGA